The window CATGCTAATATTTCATGTACCAGAATTCGTCAGAATTTGGGGATCCATCGGCATCTTCAGTAAGCAGGCACTTGAATCGATTCATGCAAGTATGAATAATGACGTGCGAACATACTGCACAATCAGGGATAAAGTTCACCGGGCTGAACTTCTATTTATAAACCAAGGTTTATACTCAACAAAAACGTTGAAGTTCGATTCCCTTAGCCGAAAATGCCCTTGCGGAGGCTTTTATATGAAGCAGTCGTCTGATAGTTCAGTAAGGACCTGTAAGACTTGCAAGAAATCTAGCACCTGAAAAGTAAGAAAGTACAATAGTTAGGCTATCTTgtataaatctatttttccaTGATGTCATATGGTTTTTTTGATATTTGGAAATGAGTAATTATTGCTAAATATTACGAATGTAAATGCTAACTTtacttaaaaaatgaaattatatatagtAGGCTCAGTAAAATAAAGTACACTACAGTGAAATGATTGGTTGTCTAAGTTTTTTGTCGTACTGTTGACGGGAAAACCagattttcagaatatttgTGCCAGAATCGAATGAGTTTGTGGATTTTGGtatcacgagaggtgcggatttGCAGCAATCCAAAGCAAGCATGGGGCCCGCACCTCTCAAGGCCCATGCTATTTGTATTTACACTTGGTTGTTTTTCTTCTATTGCTTTCTTTTCTGTGAAAAAATGaacaatgaattgaatttgacctACTTTTTACTTGCAGTTGTGAGTCGAACCTACCAACTGCAGCTGCACGAATAGGCTAGCGTACTCAAATCATAATGTCTGTTGTCGTTGGtatgattatcaaaattagcAGGTCACCTGTGTCGTGTCCGTAATGTGGAAACAAACAGGGATTTATTTGATTCGGTCCCGTCATCAGCGAAAACTGCCGTCCGCCATTTTGCTCCTATCATGTGACCGCGAGGAAATAATCAATCGATAAAGTATTTCACAATTTATAATTCAAATCATACATAATGGTATTATGTTATGGAAATaagaattcatttcatgtaaaaagaaattgaaaatctaattGTTTTCGAATTTGATGTGATAAACGAAAACTCGCGCGACCGGTTACCAGAGCGCGACAGATGGCGCTCCACGCATAATTAAAAAGGTCAAGGTAGTCGAAAATTACTATTACGTCTACTGTCGTGCTTTCTTGGGACTAAATTCTATATTCGTTATATCCAATGAATCGTTGTAATCCGTTGTAATTTCGTTGTAACGAAGTTCCACTGTGTATTCATACAGCTGCAACCAGTAAGATCAAGGATCTTCCTAAATAGTATTTAGTTAAACTTAGCAACCATGATTTGAAGAAGTTTCGAAATGTTTGGTGAAGTTGTCAGAAGTAAGCTCGATATAGATCAGCCATCAAGTTCGAATAATTTTATTGCATAATCTTCAACTTTTTATCTTCAGAAGTATGCCTAAAACAATTCCCCGATTCAACAGAAAATGACGTCGAGGAAATGATAAGCGATGAACTTAAGTACGCTCCACACCAGCCTAGAGGCAGTTTTTACGAGGTAAATTGATGGGAAGCTTATGGCCTcggtaattttctaatgaaacaattaTCTATGCTTTCTCAGGCCACAGGCGCTGGTCTATAGCTATGCATCGACATTGCCACACGTTAGACAAAATGCACAGCTTAAATTGTCATTATTAGGcaatcagaaatcctgttttattttaaccCGGGtattcccatttatagttcctccttgaaatttgcctcaacaaCGAGCAATCAGATTGGTGCCGCAACTTTTCGCATGTACCTGTGCAACCGCTCTACAGTaactgtggcaggggttcgtagTGTTCGTgggagtgtagcgatgccatcaggttcgacaACTGTATAATATGGCTTTTTCGGTGCCGTAGATATGGATGCTATGATTTGCTAATAAGCTATCGAATTAGATTTTATTCTGACAAAacacatcaaatcaaatcaaagcaATTTTATtcgtcaaattcaattcattcagacgaaaaattatcaaatccaattaaatattatacatcaataatatcaaatccaattaaagttttattcaatatataaataattaatgGCGCATCGTTGAGGacataaaacatttgtttatgccAATTACCTGTCTGTGTTACTTTAAAAAACATGATTGTACTGGTGTGAAATAGAAAGCAGAACAAGTGTCACAACGTATATAGATATCATCCAATTACCAGTTTAAGTCAATACATTGGTCCATTATATTATTCATGTTGATTAATGATTTGTGTGACTAACGTTatcattaattcattcatttcaggCGAAGAGAGCTGCTGCTGTTGGGCAGTAAAGTGCTTTTATTATTCTGTTTGTTGGTGTTGGCTCCTAATTTATGAATAAATGTTTATGTTTATTATTGGTATCATTAATTGCATTTGTTGGTTGTTGCAATGGCTGTGATTACGGTTGCGGAAACATTGTAGCAATAATAGTTGGATATCATTTAGAGGATTGTCACAACGTTATTTAAACATCAAGACACTATTTACGTCGTTTGTCAAATATTAAACAGAGGTTGGGAATGTTGTTTAAACGTTGTTGTAACGTTTTCAGTAAGATCTAGAAAACGCTAAAAAAACTCTACACAAAAACATTGTAGAAAAGTTAGAGCAACGTTTTTTGTAACGTTGTCAATGTCAGGGAAAACATATTTGGCAACGTTGCCTCAACATAAAAATGTTACCTGGGCCATTTCTGCTTACGTTGGCCGCAGCGGCTACTTTAGCAAAGCTATTTTCTGTCCTACTCTCGAAGAATGGTAGACGTCGGAAATCCGGAACAGAGTGAAAGAGTAACGAGCGAACTAATGGTGAAAAACATGGAGACCTGTATAACGGATATTAAATCATGGCTTACTGCTAATAAGCTCGCGCTGAACCCTCCAAAGACGGAGGCTGTTAATCTTGTGTCTACGAGAAAAGTTGGATCATTGCCTGAGATTGAAGTAGACGGTGTTCCGATTACAACCTCTGAGTCTGTTAAGGACCTAGGGGCTTGGTTGGACCAGGGTATGACTATGCCGGAGCATATGAAACGTACTTGTAAAGCTGCTTACGCGTCTTTGTATAAAATTGGTCGCATATGCCGATTCTTGGACCAAAACAGCACTATAAAATTAGTTCATGCTTTCGTCCTGTCCCGTCTTGATTTTAACAATGGAATACTTTACGGACTACCGGCAAAAACATTAGCGCCTCTTCAGCGAGTACAAAATATGGCAGCCAGATTAGTGTGTCGTAAAAGGAAGTTTGATAGAATAACACCTATTCTCATAGAACTCCATTGGCTGCCTGTCCAGGTTAGAATCGAGTTTAAGATCTTGTCAACCGTACACCGTTGTATCCATGGATCTGCTCCAATTTACTTATCAAATCTGCTACGTAGGGTAGAGGGGCGCACTCGTTCTTCTACCAGCCTTGCTTTACACGTTCCTCGTTCTAAATCCAAGTATGGCGGCCGTGCCTTTTCTAGCTGTGCACCCTACCTTTGTGTAAGACTTCTTCCAcgacttttatatattttatcataCTCGACGTTTCAGGTCGCAATTTCCGTCTTGCTTTATTTCGACCTATGAGTTTTCATTGTAGTTTCAAATATGGCCGCGAGAAAAGTAAGTTAGTTTCTCGTCGGTGGTAATTATTACTTACGTTACGCAACAAATAAGGGGAAATTTCGGTATGTATAATGTTTATCATACTTCTAAGATTACCGACAAATGTTGTTTGTATAATGTCGTATGCTCATATCTAAGTAAAATGGGTTAACAAGTTGTTATTTTCCCGGTgcatggtggcagcaccatacggttgATTTACATGTGTTTGTTCTAAATGCTTCCGCGGGTTGTACTCGGAAGATGTCTGATAGCCATTTGCCAGAATTTTGTTTTACCATTAGT is drawn from Tubulanus polymorphus chromosome 10, tnTubPoly1.2, whole genome shotgun sequence and contains these coding sequences:
- the LOC141911557 gene encoding uncharacterized protein LOC141911557; the protein is MVDVGNPEQSERVTSELMVKNMETCITDIKSWLTANKLALNPPKTEAVNLVSTRKVGSLPEIEVDGVPITTSESVKDLGAWLDQGMTMPEHMKRTCKAAYASLYKIGRICRFLDQNSTIKLVHAFVLSRLDFNNGILYGLPAKTLAPLQRVQNMAARLVCRKRKFDRITPILIELHWLPVQVRIEFKILSTVHRCIHGSAPIYLSNLLRRVEGRTRSSTSLALHVPRSKSKYGGRAFSSCAPYLWNRLPISIRSTVDEGSFRNALKTYLFLQYYQEIAL